The DNA segment GAACTGGAACAGCACCTCCATGTTGCCCGTGTCGGGGGCAGCGCAGTTCAGAGCGGTGGGCGCCAACTGCGGTGAGCGCCCGGTGATCTCGGCGAGCGGCGCGTACTGAAGGTTGGTCAGCCCCGCGCCGTACTCGGCGTCCGGCAGGAAGAGGTTCCACAGGCCCTGGCGGCGCGCCTCGGCCTTCAGTTCGGCCACCACCGCCGGGGTGTCCCAGGGAGAGGCGAGCCGCGCGCGCTGCTCGTGGGCGACGGCCTCGGCGGGCAGGACGTGCTCGTCCATGAAGGCGAGGAGCTTGCCGCGCAGCTCTTCGGTGCGCGCGTCGAATGCGAAGTCCATGGGGTGTTCAGCCTTCCTGGAGGGTGGTGAGGCCGTGCTCGATGAAGACGGGGACCAGAGAGCCGATCTGGTCGAAGCCGGCGCCGACGGTCTGGCCGAGGGTGTAGCGGTAGTGGATTCCTTCGAGGATCACGGCGAGCTTGAACCAGGCGAACGCCGTGTACCAGGCGATGGCGGAGGTGTCCCGGCCCGAGCGGGCCGCGTAGCGCTCGACCAGTTCGGTGGGCGAGGGGTGGCCCGCCGCACCGCTCGTCGTGGAGACGGGCGACTCGGGGATGCCCAGGTCGGAGCTGTACATCACGAGCAGCCCCAGATCGGTGAGCGGATCACCGAGTGTCGACATCTCCCAGTCCAGGATCGCGTTGATCCTGTCGTCGTCACCGAGCAGGACGTTGTCCAGGCGGTAGTCGCCGTGCACGACCGTGGGGGCGGGGGACCCGGGCAGGTCGCGTCCGAGCGTGGCATGCAGCTCGTCGATGCCGGCCAGCTCGCGGTTGCGCGAGGCGTCCAGCTGCTTGCCCCAGCGGCGCAGCTGCCGGTCGAGGAACCCCTCGGGGCGCCCGAAGTCCGCGAGACCCACCGCCTCCGGATCCACGGCATGCAGATCCACCAGCGTGTCGACCAGCCCGAGCACCGCCGCACGGGTCCGCTCGGCGCCGAGGGGCGCCAGCTGGGCGGCCGTACGGTACGGGGTGCCCTCGACGAACTCCATGACGTAGAAAGGTGATCCGATCACCGACTCGTCCTCGCACAGCAGCACCGGCGCGGGCACCGGAACCCCCGTCGGGTGCAGCGCGCTGATCACCCGGTGCTCGCGCTTCATGTCGTGCGCGGTGGCCAGGACATGGCCGAGCGGGGGCCTGCGCACGACCCACCGGCCGGTCCCGTCGGTCACGGCGTACGTCAGATTGGACCGGCCGCCCTCGATCAGCCGCGCGCTGAGCGGTCCGCTCACCAGGCCGGGCCGCACCCGGTCGAGATGACCGCGCAGCGCCTCGGGGTCGATTCCCGGTGGATGGACTGCGCTCATGGGGCACCTCCGTGTGTAGGGGCGGACCGTCCGGGTGGACCGTCGCGCGGATGACTGCTGGAACGCTCGCCGTAACGCCTGCGCCCATCATGCCGACCAGTCGGTATGCCGTCCACCCCCGGCCCTTTTCCGGCAGCCGGTGCGCGGTCGTCACATCTCTGATACACCGCTCGGCCGCGTCCGGTTCCCTCCCGGCCGGCGTCGGCCGGGAGGGAACCGGACTCCCGTTTGCACGGGGTCCGGTTGCGCGAGGCGTGGCCTGACCAGAGGCTCGTAGGCATGAAGGCGATCAGCTACAGCCGTTACGGCGGCCCCGAGGTCCTGGAGTACGGCGAGCGCCCCGAGCCCAAGGTCGGGCCGGACTCCGTACTGGTGAAAGTCCGTGCGGCAGCGGTCAACCCGGTCGATGTGCACGCCCGCGAGGGACACCTCGACGCGGGGCTCCAAGCCGTCTTCCCGGTCGTGCCGGGCTGGGACGTCTCCGGTGTCGTGGTGCAGCCGGGGGCGGCCGTGACCGAGTTCGCCGTCGGGGACGAGGTGATGGGGTACGTACGGGAGGACTTCCTCTCGCGCGGGACCTTCGCCGAGTACGTGGCTGCCCCGGTGCGCACCCTCGCCCGCAAGCCGCTGCGGCTGAGTTTCGAGGAGGCCGCCGGGCTGCCGCTGACCGGGCTCACCGCCTACCAGGCCCTGCGCGCGCTCGAAATCCGTTCCGACGACACCGTCCTGGTGCACGCGGCGGCGGGCGGCGTCGGCTCGATGGCCGTACAGCTCGCCCTGCACTCGGGTGCACGGGTCATCGGCACGGCGAGCACCCACAACCACGACCATCTGCGCACGCTGGGCGCGGAACCGGTGGCCTACGGCGGCGGGCTCGCCGACCGGGTGCGGGCCCTGGCGCCCGACGGAGTGGACGCGGTCCTCGACACGGTCGGCGGCGACACCCTCAGGCTGTCGGCGAACCTGCTCGCCCCGGAGGGCCGGCTCGCCTCCATCGTCGACGGTGACGTGGCCGAATTCGGCGGGCGCTATGTCTTCGTACGGCCCGACGCCCTGGATCTGCACGTCCTGGGCGAACTGGCCGACCAGGGGGAGATCGCCGTCCACGTCGACCGGGTCCTCCCGCTGGAGCAGGCGGCCGAGGCGCAGCGGCTCATCGCGGAAGGCCACACCCGCGGCAAGATCGTCGTCACGGTCGACTGGGACGCGGCCTGACCCGTACGCGCACCGGGGCGCCTTCCCGGACTTCCCGGAACGGCGCCCCGAGGATCCTCCCGCGGGCACCGCGGATCCGCCGGCACGCCGGGTCCGCGGGCTCCCCGATGCCCGGACGGTCCTCGCGCCGGCATGCCGCACGCCGACCCGGCGGCCCGCCGCGGAGGCCGGCGGGCCGCCGTCACCGCGGGCGCGGAGCGGTCAGGCGGCGGTACGCGGCGAGGCCGTCGGGCACCCACTCCCAGCTGCCGATACGGAGCGCCAGCTCCTCGTCGGAGAGGAAGCCGTGCCAGGCGACCTCCTCCACCTGGGGATTCACCGGAAGTGTGCAGCGCACCTCGTAGACCCAGGACCACCAGCCCTGCCCGGGGCCCTCGTACAGGAACTTGAAGAGCGGTACGGGCGCGGGCAGCCCCGAGACGCCGAGCTCCTCCTCGGCCTCCCGCAGCGCCGCCGCGTCGTAGGACTCGCCCGCGCCGACCACCCCGCCGACGAACATGTCGTACAGCGAGGGGAAGACCAGCTTCACCGGGGTCCGCCGGTGGACGAAGATCCGGTCCTCGGCGTCCCGGGCGAGGACGAAGACGCAGCGGTGCAGCAGCCCCTTCGCGTACACCTCGCCCCGCGGGGCCTGCCCGGTCACCTGGTCGGACGCGTCGACCACATCGAGGATCTCGTCGGCGGGGGAAGCGGGGGGTACGGGGTGTGCAGCGGTCATGCGGCCATCTTCTCGCGCGGCGCCCGCGCCGAGCCGGAGGGCATCGCCGGATGCCGCCCCAGGAGGATGATCCCCACGACGATCGCCGCCAGCCCGGCCGACTCCCAGGCCAGGGCTCCGGTATCGGTGTGCAGCCGGTCGCCGAGGAAGCCCACGCCGCATACGATGCCCGCGAGCGGCTGTGCGGCGGTGAGCGCGGGCAGCGAACTGCGCAGCGGCGCGGCCTCGAAGGCGCTCTGGACCAGGACCAGGCCGGTGACGCCGAGCACGATCACGGCGTACACCTCCCAGCCGCTCACGAGCCCCGCCCAGCCGCCGTGCTCCAGATGCTGTCCGCTGACCCGGGTCAGGGCGTCCTGGAGCCCGTACAGCAGCCCCGCGCCGAGTGCGAGGAGCGCGGGCCCCACGGTCAGCCGGGTCCGTTTGGCGCAGAACGCCAGGAGCATCGCGGTACCGGCCACCGCGCCGATGATCAGCCAGTGCCGCAGCTCGTCCACCGACGCGGCACCGGCCTTCGGCTGGCCCGCCAGGATGAAGACCGCG comes from the Streptomyces sp. NBC_01471 genome and includes:
- a CDS encoding phosphotransferase family protein; amino-acid sequence: MSAVHPPGIDPEALRGHLDRVRPGLVSGPLSARLIEGGRSNLTYAVTDGTGRWVVRRPPLGHVLATAHDMKREHRVISALHPTGVPVPAPVLLCEDESVIGSPFYVMEFVEGTPYRTAAQLAPLGAERTRAAVLGLVDTLVDLHAVDPEAVGLADFGRPEGFLDRQLRRWGKQLDASRNRELAGIDELHATLGRDLPGSPAPTVVHGDYRLDNVLLGDDDRINAILDWEMSTLGDPLTDLGLLVMYSSDLGIPESPVSTTSGAAGHPSPTELVERYAARSGRDTSAIAWYTAFAWFKLAVILEGIHYRYTLGQTVGAGFDQIGSLVPVFIEHGLTTLQEG
- a CDS encoding NADP-dependent oxidoreductase, which codes for MKAISYSRYGGPEVLEYGERPEPKVGPDSVLVKVRAAAVNPVDVHAREGHLDAGLQAVFPVVPGWDVSGVVVQPGAAVTEFAVGDEVMGYVREDFLSRGTFAEYVAAPVRTLARKPLRLSFEEAAGLPLTGLTAYQALRALEIRSDDTVLVHAAAGGVGSMAVQLALHSGARVIGTASTHNHDHLRTLGAEPVAYGGGLADRVRALAPDGVDAVLDTVGGDTLRLSANLLAPEGRLASIVDGDVAEFGGRYVFVRPDALDLHVLGELADQGEIAVHVDRVLPLEQAAEAQRLIAEGHTRGKIVVTVDWDAA
- a CDS encoding NUDIX domain-containing protein produces the protein MTAAHPVPPASPADEILDVVDASDQVTGQAPRGEVYAKGLLHRCVFVLARDAEDRIFVHRRTPVKLVFPSLYDMFVGGVVGAGESYDAAALREAEEELGVSGLPAPVPLFKFLYEGPGQGWWSWVYEVRCTLPVNPQVEEVAWHGFLSDEELALRIGSWEWVPDGLAAYRRLTAPRPR
- a CDS encoding DMT family transporter, yielding MSVLVVALSVGAACCLGFGFVLQQRAARHAPMKDFLSFRLLLDLVRVPLWLGGIGLMVCGMVLGALALGQGEISLVEPLLATNLLFAMALSRHQTGQPLGRQGWGGLALLAGGVAVFILAGQPKAGAASVDELRHWLIIGAVAGTAMLLAFCAKRTRLTVGPALLALGAGLLYGLQDALTRVSGQHLEHGGWAGLVSGWEVYAVIVLGVTGLVLVQSAFEAAPLRSSLPALTAAQPLAGIVCGVGFLGDRLHTDTGALAWESAGLAAIVVGIILLGRHPAMPSGSARAPREKMAA